The stretch of DNA TGGGGCGAATTCTAATCTTAATAAATATTTTTTCTGGAACGGAAGGAAAAGACTCAATAGGGGGGCTTACCAAATTAGCCAAACTTGACTTTTTATTAAGGTATCCATTATATCTAGAAAGAGCTTTGAACTCAATTAATAAAAACCCAGAACGAGTTAAACTAAAACAATATGAAAGGAAAAGCGTAGAATCTAAAATGATTCGGTTTAAATATGGGCCATGGGATTTTAGATATCGTAAGTTTATAAATGAACTTGTTGGTAAAGGCCTAATATATATTCGTCCTCAAGGTAGAACTGTCCATATTGGGATTACGGATTATGGTAGAAAAATTGTACTTGAATTAATGAATGATAATGTTAATCAAGATTTAATTACTAGAGCAAAAATCATAAAAGGAAATTTTAATAAATCCGGCACTAATTTGATGCATTTTATATACAAAACATTCCCAGAAATAGGGACATTAAAGTACGGTACAAAAATAAGTTAATTATGTATTTTAGATTTCAATCTTTAATAATTCAATGCAGAAAAGAAAGAGTTCTGATCAATTTATCTCACCAAATATCATTTTTTCATGGTAAAATTGGTTCAGGTAAATCATCACTCGTTAGGTTAATTGATTTTGCCTTAGGAGGGAAACTTGAATATACTTCTGCAATTAATCAAGAATTTGTTTCATGTACATTATCAATATCTATTGGTGAAAACGATGTAATTATTGATAGGGAAAGTAAAACTAATAATGTAAGAGTAACTTGGACTGATAGTGATAAAGAGGGTTTTACTTTACTAGCACCAATTGATGCTGACAAAAACCCGATTTTCGGGGAAACAATACACAATCTGAGCGATTTATTATTTTTCTTGCTAGATATTGAACCTCCAAAATCCCGAAAGAGTAAACTTCAAGAGGATACAGAGATGGTTAGGGTTAGTTTTAGAGACTTTATGTGGTATTGCTATTTAAAACAAGAGTATCTTGACTCTTCTTTTTACAGGTTAGAAGATACATTTAAACGTAATAAATCTCGTGATGTTATGCGTTATGTTGTTGGATATCATTCAGAGGAGTTGAGCAAACTAGAGGGGCTACTTTTTAGTTATAAAAATGAAAAGAGTAATTACATAAGTAACGTTGAAAGCCTTAAAACTTTGATGACAAAATTTGATTTTGAATCTGTTGACGAAATTGAGAAAAAGGCAGAAACAAATAAGAACAAGCTTTTTGATTTAAAAAAGCATAAAGATAAATTAGAAAGTGGTTACCAATCAGAAACACACCTTGTTGATTCATTAAGAAAAAACGCTAGAAAGAATATTGTTAACCTTGAAATATCTCTTAATGCACTTAGTGATTTAAAAAGTAGAATTGACGACCAAATATCACTTAAAAATGAGTTATTAGCATCAAAATTTAAAATGGCAAGATCGATTTCAATTGCCCATGTTTTAGACAACGTTAAGTTTGATTTATGCCCTTCCTGTGGTACGGACATTAAAAATGCTGTAGTTAATGAAGATGATTGTTATTTGTGTCACTCTGACTTGAATAAGCCTGATGAAAAAGCTAACAATATAGAAACTATAAGATTAGACATTGATTCAAGAATTGAAGAGCTTGATAATTCTGTTATTATCCATAAAAAAGAGTTAGATAGGCAAAGGAGGTTAATAAAAAAACTTGAAAATTTCAAAGAAAATATTGATGACAGAATTAATACTGAATTAAAAAATTACGATTCTAAATATTTAAGTTCATTCAGGGAGGTTGATAGAAGTATTGCTACGATAGAAGAAAGAATACGCGGATTTAATCGCTTAAAAAAAATACCAACTGAAATTAGTTTGATTGAAGGGAAAATAATAAAATCTGATTCAAATATTAGTAAAACAAAAGAAAGGATTCTAGCTGAAAAAAATAAGTTCAATAAAGCATCTAAAATTATAAGTGAATTAGAGACTAAATTTGTTGAAACACTATTAGACATTAGTTTCCCTGGTGTAAATAAAGGTGATATTGCAAAGATTAACAGAACTACTTGGAACATATATGTATATCCTAAAGGTAATGAAGACAGAAAATGGAGTTTTGAAAATGCAGGTAGTGGAGGTAAAAAGACTCTTTTCAATGTAGCATACTTATTATCAATTCACATTGTTGCTGAAAATAATGGTTTACCTCTTCCTAATTTTATTATTATTGATACACCAATGAAAAATATTGGGGAGGATGTTAATTCAGAAATTTTTGATAATTTTTATAAGCTTCTTTACAATTTGTCTGCTAACGAGTTGTTAAACACTCAATTTGTAATAGTTGATAAAGATTTTGTTATGCCTGAATTTGAAGTTGACCTTTATGATAGATATATGACTCCTGATGATCCAGATAACCCACCATTAATTCCATATTATAGAGGAGCTTAAAAATTTGTGTTATTATAAATTAGTTTTGTAGAAAATAAATTTAGTTATGTTGTACAATGGTTAACCATAAAATAGACATCTTTAATTACATCAAAAGCGATGTTGAAAATAAAATTTACAATAATCCAGTAAAGTTGATTATTAAAGCAAATTCTTTTGAAAAAGCAAAAGCAAGCTTGACCATTAAAAAAAATCAAACAACAATATCTTTTCAAAACGTAAAATTTAATAGTGAAATATCAATTAATGTAGATGAAGGAATAGAAGATGAAATATCAATAGGTTTTCATAATTGCTTTATTGATTCCTTTTCAGATTTTGCTTTAGAATCTAAGAATATGGTGCTGTTTTTTGGAAATTGTTTTGTCCAAAACCTAAGAGTTCAATCGAGGAATTTGAAATCAATTAAGCTTAATAATTGTTTTGGTAGTTATTTTATTGAAGGAATAAAAAATGTCAATGTTTCTTATTCTGAAGAGAATATTTTCCTAAAAGATTGGGTGAATCAAATAAAAACAGAAAAACAATTACAAAATCTATTAAATTACAAAACTATTTTTCATATCACAGATGCAGAAAGCATCAATTTTTATGGGCACGAAATAGAAGAGAAAAGAAAACAGCAATTAATTAAAGAAAGATTGTTAAAGTCTGATGGGAAATATGAAGGATTTGGTTTGGATAGGCAAGCGTATAAAAAAAATAAACTTAAACGTATTCTTACGTTAAAAGAAAAAGAACTATTAAATATTAATATTGATTTAAGTTATAATATTGGTTTTAATCATATTAAAACACAAGTTAGTAATTTATTGCTTGAGGCTATTTCTTTAGGAGGTAAGGCGAAAGGAGAGGTTAGGATTGAAGATTGTAAAATCAATAATATTTACATTAGGGATTTTTCACCTAAATCAGATTTTTCTTTATATAATATTAAACCTTTAGTTGGTAAAGGGAATTTTGAAGTCCATAATTCAAATTTGGATAACACATGGTTTAATGCGGTGAGTCTAAAAAATTATTTTGTTGTTTTTCATAAATCATCTTTTATCAACACTAAATTTTCGTCTACAGTTTTTCCTTCTGTAAAAGAACTTAAGAGCTCTATTTCTTCTGTTAAAAATATCCATTACCCTAACGAAATTAAAGATAAAAAGTCTTTTTATAGAGACATGTATGAGCTGTTTTTAGAGTTAAAACAAGCTTTTGATAAAAGAGGTAATTCTTTTGAATCTCAAAAAATGAAATCAGTAGCCCATGAATTTTTATATAAAATTGAGGATTGGAAAGTATCTAAATCAGACTTTTGGAATAATAAAATTATACTAGGGCTTAACAGACTTTCTAATTTTCATGGAATATCAATTAGAAACGCTTTTTTTTTAGCATTAATTATAATTCTTGTTTTTCACTCTCTAAATGTACTTTCTTTTGAGTCTGTAGAATTTGGATATAAAGATTGGGGAGAATTTAAAGACATTGTTTCTAATGAAATACGATATTTATTTTCTATTGCTAACCCAGCTCACAAATTATCTTCTTTAGCGCCAGTGAATGAAATTACTGGATGGACTTATATGACAAGTTTCTTTTCAAGAATTTTTATTGGATTTGCTTTTTATCAATTTGTTGCTGCTTTTAGAAGATTTGGCAAATAATAAAATAAAGAATGGCACAATTTTTAAATACTACAAAACTAAACTACTGGATACCTAAACTTATTCAAGAGGCAGAAAAAGAATTAATATTAATTGTTCCGTATATACAAACTTCAGATAATATTTTTAAGTCATTGAAAGTAGCAGACGAAAGAGATATAGAGATTATTTTAGTATATAGAGAGAATAAACTTTCAATTAAAGAAAAAAACAAGCTGCTTTCACTTGGTAATATTAATTTATTACATCATCCTAACATACATTGTAAATGTTATTTTAATGGAAATTGGCTAATAGTCGGTTCTATGAACCTTTATGATTATTCGGAAAAAAATAACCGTGAAATGGGAGTTTTATTTAGTAATGATGATATTGAAGAAAAAGAGAATAAACAGTGTTTATTAAATGCGTTTAATTTCCCGGATGATGATGATATTTTTATTGATGCAATTAATGAAATAAGAGAAATTGTAAATGGTTCTAGTGCTGAGAAAGTTAGCGAGAGAACAAAATCATCATCTTTTGAAATAGAAATCATTAAAACTGATCAAGAATTGGAAATAGAACGTTGTAATGAGATAAATAATCATTTCCTTAATAAAAAGTTTAAACCCTTTGAGAACTCAAAGGATGAATGGTTCTCGCGATGTGATAATTTTTTTGATAAGGTAGATGTTATATTTCATCATCATAGATTAGCAATTACTCTCAATTTAAATGAAAAGCAATTGAAAGGGCTTTATAAAGAATGGATGAAAACCTATGATGAATTTGAGTTTAAAGGGTTCAAGTATTACTGGAATTATTACTCTGCTGATATTTTAGTGTATAGAGATTACAAATATGATTGGGATAGTATAGAAGAAAAAGAAAAACTATATTATAAGAAGTTAAATGAAGGTATCAATTTAATAATTAAGAAATATAGAAGTCTTACAGGAAAGTAATAGATAAAAAAAGCAGTATATTTAGAAAGCACATACTAATTAAATACAAATAATGTAAAAGATGCATTAATTAAAACAAATTTTTTATTTTTTAGTAGTAAATCATTTTTAATCGTACATAAACCGTACAAATAACAAAAATAAAAATCCGTAAACAATTAATAATCAATTGTATTACGGATTATATGTGTACTCAAGGTGGGAATCGAACCCACACTCTCGAAAGAACTGGATTTTGAATCCAGCGCGTCTACCAATTCCGCCACTTGAGCATATCGGACAGCAAAAATATAGATTTTTTCGATATTAAACATAAAAATACCAGTCAATATACTTTTTAGGTTAAAATAAATGTATAAATTTGCACCTCGTTTAAAATAAGGTGCTGTATTAGTACTGCAAAACAACAAGTTAACTATGCCAATTATAAATACTGAAGCCAAAATTTTTGCATGTACACAAAGTAAAGTTCTTGGTGAAAAAATTGCTAAGGCATTTGGTGCAGATTTAGGCAATGTAATTACTTCTACTTATAGTGATGGAGAGTTTCAACCGTCCTATGAAGAATCTATTCGCGGAACCAGAATTTTTATTATTGGCTCGACGAATCCAGGCGCGGAGAACTTGATGGAAATGTTGTTAATGATAGATGCAGCAAAACGTGCTTCAGCAAGGCATATTACTGCGGTATTACCATATTTTGGATGGGCAAGACAAGATAGAAAAGATAAGCCTCGTGTACCCATTGCAGCAAAATTGGTTGCTAAAATGTTAGAAGCAGCAGGTGCTACTCGTATTATTACGATGGACTTGCACGCAGATCAAATACAAGGATTTTTTGAAAAGCCTGTAGACCATTTATTTGCATCTACCATTTTTCTACCGTATTTAAAAAGCTTGAACTTAGATAATTTAACAATTGCTTCTCCGGATATGGGTGGTTCAAAAAGAGCTTATGCATATTCTAAAGCACTAGCAAGCGACGTCGTTATTTGTTATAAGCAGCGAGCCAAGGCTAATATAATTTCGCATATGGAATTAATTGGAGACGTTACAGGAAAAAACGTCGTATTAGTTGATGATATGGTTGATACTGCAGGTACATTGACAAAAGCAGCAGATTTAATGATGGAACGCGGAGCGTTAAGCGTTAGAGCTATTTGTACGCATCCAATATTATCTGGAAAAGCTTATGAGAATATAGAGAATTCAAAATTAGAAGAACTCATAGTAACTG from Flavivirga spongiicola encodes:
- a CDS encoding AAA family ATPase, yielding MYFRFQSLIIQCRKERVLINLSHQISFFHGKIGSGKSSLVRLIDFALGGKLEYTSAINQEFVSCTLSISIGENDVIIDRESKTNNVRVTWTDSDKEGFTLLAPIDADKNPIFGETIHNLSDLLFFLLDIEPPKSRKSKLQEDTEMVRVSFRDFMWYCYLKQEYLDSSFYRLEDTFKRNKSRDVMRYVVGYHSEELSKLEGLLFSYKNEKSNYISNVESLKTLMTKFDFESVDEIEKKAETNKNKLFDLKKHKDKLESGYQSETHLVDSLRKNARKNIVNLEISLNALSDLKSRIDDQISLKNELLASKFKMARSISIAHVLDNVKFDLCPSCGTDIKNAVVNEDDCYLCHSDLNKPDEKANNIETIRLDIDSRIEELDNSVIIHKKELDRQRRLIKKLENFKENIDDRINTELKNYDSKYLSSFREVDRSIATIEERIRGFNRLKKIPTEISLIEGKIIKSDSNISKTKERILAEKNKFNKASKIISELETKFVETLLDISFPGVNKGDIAKINRTTWNIYVYPKGNEDRKWSFENAGSGGKKTLFNVAYLLSIHIVAENNGLPLPNFIIIDTPMKNIGEDVNSEIFDNFYKLLYNLSANELLNTQFVIVDKDFVMPEFEVDLYDRYMTPDDPDNPPLIPYYRGA
- a CDS encoding phospholipase D family protein produces the protein MAQFLNTTKLNYWIPKLIQEAEKELILIVPYIQTSDNIFKSLKVADERDIEIILVYRENKLSIKEKNKLLSLGNINLLHHPNIHCKCYFNGNWLIVGSMNLYDYSEKNNREMGVLFSNDDIEEKENKQCLLNAFNFPDDDDIFIDAINEIREIVNGSSAEKVSERTKSSSFEIEIIKTDQELEIERCNEINNHFLNKKFKPFENSKDEWFSRCDNFFDKVDVIFHHHRLAITLNLNEKQLKGLYKEWMKTYDEFEFKGFKYYWNYYSADILVYRDYKYDWDSIEEKEKLYYKKLNEGINLIIKKYRSLTGK
- a CDS encoding ribose-phosphate pyrophosphokinase, giving the protein MPIINTEAKIFACTQSKVLGEKIAKAFGADLGNVITSTYSDGEFQPSYEESIRGTRIFIIGSTNPGAENLMEMLLMIDAAKRASARHITAVLPYFGWARQDRKDKPRVPIAAKLVAKMLEAAGATRIITMDLHADQIQGFFEKPVDHLFASTIFLPYLKSLNLDNLTIASPDMGGSKRAYAYSKALASDVVICYKQRAKANIISHMELIGDVTGKNVVLVDDMVDTAGTLTKAADLMMERGALSVRAICTHPILSGKAYENIENSKLEELIVTDSIPLSQKSDKIRVLSCADLFAGVMDKVHNNQSISSQFVM